A region of Nostoc sp. 'Peltigera membranacea cyanobiont' N6 DNA encodes the following proteins:
- a CDS encoding fatty acid desaturase: MTTSIINSQKLSDEPGNSDFRLKDIIKTLPRECFQQNRRKAWTQAILSVLAVALGYYSLIITPWFLLPLAWIFTGTALTGFFVIGHDCGHRSFAKRRWVNDLVGHFFMMPLIYPFHSWRIKHNYHHTHTNKLDEDNAWHPIRPEVFENWDTTRQSAFKLFMRKRLWWVGSIGHWAVVHFDWRNFKTKDQSSIKLSVAVVVVFSAIAFPLLVATTGIWGLVKFWLVPWMIYHFWMSTFTIVHHTAADVPFATANKWNEALAQLSGTIHCDYPRWVEILCHDINVHVPHHISTAIPSYNLRLAYSSIKENWEPYLHDECQFSWPLMKQITDECQLYTTDVGYKTFNEHYTKQ; this comes from the coding sequence ATGACTACATCAATAATTAACAGCCAAAAACTAAGTGACGAGCCTGGTAATTCCGACTTCCGGCTCAAAGATATTATCAAAACCCTGCCACGGGAATGTTTTCAGCAGAACCGTCGCAAAGCCTGGACACAAGCAATACTAAGTGTCTTGGCCGTTGCCTTGGGTTATTACAGCCTGATTATCACTCCTTGGTTTCTTTTGCCCCTAGCTTGGATTTTTACGGGTACTGCTTTAACAGGTTTTTTTGTAATTGGTCATGATTGTGGTCACAGGTCTTTTGCCAAACGCCGTTGGGTAAATGATTTGGTGGGGCATTTCTTCATGATGCCTTTAATTTATCCTTTTCATAGTTGGCGGATTAAGCATAATTATCACCATACTCATACCAACAAACTGGATGAGGATAACGCTTGGCATCCAATCAGACCAGAAGTGTTTGAAAATTGGGATACAACCCGTCAGTCTGCTTTTAAGCTGTTCATGCGTAAACGCCTCTGGTGGGTAGGTTCTATCGGCCATTGGGCAGTTGTGCATTTTGATTGGCGGAACTTCAAAACTAAAGACCAATCCAGCATCAAGCTTTCTGTGGCTGTAGTGGTTGTATTTAGTGCGATCGCTTTTCCACTTCTGGTCGCCACGACTGGTATCTGGGGATTGGTCAAGTTTTGGCTAGTGCCCTGGATGATTTACCATTTTTGGATGAGTACTTTTACTATTGTTCACCATACAGCCGCAGATGTTCCTTTTGCGACAGCAAATAAGTGGAATGAGGCTCTAGCACAGTTATCTGGCACTATCCATTGCGATTATCCGCGTTGGGTAGAAATCCTGTGCCACGATATCAATGTTCATGTCCCTCATCATATTTCCACTGCGATTCCTTCTTATAATTTGCGGCTAGCTTACAGCAGCATCAAAGAAAATTGGGAGCCTTATCTCCATGATGAGTGTCAGTTTTCTTGGCCTTTAATGAAGCAGATTACAGACGAGTGTCAACTGTACACAACTGATGTTGGTTATAAGACTTTTAACGAACATTACACAAAGCAATAA
- a CDS encoding acyl-CoA desaturase — MTIATSTKPQINWVNTLFFIGLHIGALFAFVPGNFSWTAVGVGFLLYWVTGGLGVTLGFHRLVTHRSFQTPKWLEYLLVFFGTLSCQGGPIEWIGTHRIHHLNSDTDTDPHDSNKGFWWSHMGWLTHYCPAHADVPRFTKDIAEDPVYQFLEKYFILIQVALGVLLLLLGGWPFVIWGIFVRIVWVYHCTWLVNSATHKFGYQSYDSGDRSTNCWWVAVLVFGEGWHNNHHAFQYSARHGLEWWEIDLTWMTVQLLQAVGLASNVKLAPTKQ, encoded by the coding sequence ATGACAATTGCTACCTCAACCAAACCTCAAATTAACTGGGTTAACACCCTGTTTTTCATTGGACTGCACATCGGCGCTTTATTTGCTTTTGTTCCTGGTAACTTTAGCTGGACAGCAGTTGGTGTGGGTTTCTTGCTGTACTGGGTGACTGGCGGTTTAGGCGTTACTCTAGGATTTCACCGCCTTGTCACCCACCGCAGTTTTCAAACTCCCAAATGGCTAGAGTATCTCCTGGTTTTCTTCGGGACACTCTCTTGTCAAGGAGGCCCAATTGAGTGGATCGGGACACATCGGATTCATCATTTAAACTCTGATACAGATACCGATCCCCATGATTCTAATAAAGGCTTTTGGTGGAGCCACATGGGTTGGCTGACTCATTATTGTCCCGCTCACGCTGATGTTCCTCGTTTCACCAAAGATATTGCCGAAGACCCAGTTTATCAGTTTTTAGAAAAATATTTCATTTTGATCCAGGTTGCCTTGGGTGTATTGCTTTTGCTTCTGGGTGGCTGGCCCTTTGTTATTTGGGGAATTTTTGTTCGCATTGTCTGGGTTTACCACTGCACTTGGTTGGTGAACAGTGCGACTCATAAATTTGGCTATCAGAGCTATGATTCTGGCGATCGCTCGACTAATTGCTGGTGGGTAGCCGTACTAGTTTTCGGTGAAGGCTGGCACAATAACCATCATGCCTTTCAATACTCAGCTCGTCATGGGCTGGAATGGTGGGAAATCGATTTAACTTGGATGACGGTTCAATTGCTACAAGCGGTTGGTCTGGCTAGTAATGTGAAGTTGGCCCCAACAAAGCAGTAA
- a CDS encoding methionine gamma-lyase family protein, with the protein MNSLEQLRQAEQALLEIFSGIDAQVKHNLKRVLDAFRNHRVGAHHFAGVSGYGHDDLGRETLDKVFAEVMGAEAAAVRVQFVSGTHAIACALFGVLRPGDEMLAVVGSPYDTLEEVIGLRGKGQGSLIEFGINYRQLELTPEGTIDWPAIRPNVTENTRLVLIQRSCGYSWRPSLSIADIEKIVHLVKQQNPNTVCFVDNCYGEFIETKEPTAVGADLMAGSLIKNPGGTIVSAGGYVAGRADLVEASACRLTAPGIGSYGGATFDQNRLLFQGLFLAPQMVGEAMKGTYLTGYVFDKLGYPVNPAPLAPRGDVIQAIKLGSAEKLIAFCKAIQQHSPIGSYLDPVPDEMPGYESKVVMAGGTFIEGSTLELSADGPMRSPYVVYCQGGTHWTHVAIALEAAINAIGFMTD; encoded by the coding sequence ATGAACAGCTTAGAACAGCTGCGGCAAGCAGAACAGGCACTATTAGAAATTTTTTCTGGAATTGACGCTCAGGTCAAGCATAATCTAAAACGAGTGCTGGATGCCTTTCGTAATCACCGTGTGGGCGCACACCACTTTGCGGGTGTAAGTGGCTATGGTCACGATGATTTAGGACGAGAAACTTTAGATAAAGTTTTTGCCGAAGTTATGGGTGCTGAAGCTGCGGCCGTGCGGGTTCAGTTCGTTTCAGGAACTCACGCGATCGCTTGTGCTTTGTTTGGTGTTCTCCGTCCGGGAGATGAAATGTTAGCAGTGGTCGGTTCTCCCTACGATACGCTTGAAGAAGTCATTGGTTTACGGGGTAAAGGTCAAGGCTCCCTTATCGAGTTTGGCATAAATTACCGCCAATTGGAGCTAACCCCCGAAGGAACTATAGATTGGCCAGCAATAAGACCTAATGTGACTGAAAACACTCGTTTAGTGTTAATTCAGCGCTCTTGTGGCTATTCTTGGCGACCTAGTTTATCAATTGCCGATATTGAAAAAATTGTCCACTTAGTCAAACAGCAAAACCCGAACACCGTTTGCTTTGTGGATAACTGCTACGGCGAATTTATTGAAACCAAGGAACCTACAGCCGTAGGTGCTGATTTAATGGCGGGATCGCTGATTAAAAATCCTGGTGGAACCATTGTCAGCGCTGGTGGTTATGTCGCCGGTCGCGCCGACTTAGTAGAGGCATCAGCTTGTCGCCTCACTGCTCCCGGTATCGGTAGTTATGGTGGTGCTACTTTTGACCAAAATCGCCTGCTGTTTCAAGGTTTATTTCTAGCACCGCAAATGGTCGGGGAGGCGATGAAAGGGACATACTTAACTGGTTATGTATTTGATAAACTCGGTTATCCAGTGAATCCTGCACCCTTGGCTCCCCGTGGTGATGTAATTCAAGCAATTAAACTTGGTTCTGCCGAAAAGCTAATTGCCTTCTGTAAAGCCATCCAACAGCATTCTCCCATTGGTTCTTACTTAGATCCTGTTCCAGATGAAATGCCGGGGTATGAGAGCAAGGTAGTCATGGCTGGGGGGACATTTATTGAAGGGAGTACTTTGGAATTATCGGCTGATGGGCCAATGCGATCGCCTTATGTGGTTTATTGCCAGGGGGGGACTCATTGGACTCATGTAGCGATCGCATTAGAGGCTGCGATTAATGCGATCGGATTTATGACAGATTAA
- a CDS encoding cupin domain-containing protein: protein MSDTSVKKIDSTHSPKGKLGQKYLASGKSVSLRLWEDEQPSENKEPSSRDYETVGYVINGRAELHIEGQVILLEPGSSWVVPIGASHTYKILEPFTAVEATSPPAQVHGRDEN, encoded by the coding sequence ATGAGCGACACCAGCGTAAAAAAAATAGATTCTACCCACTCCCCTAAAGGTAAACTTGGTCAGAAGTATCTTGCTTCTGGTAAATCTGTTTCCCTGCGTCTTTGGGAAGACGAACAACCAAGCGAAAACAAAGAACCAAGTTCGCGCGACTATGAAACAGTAGGTTATGTAATTAATGGTCGTGCCGAATTGCACATTGAAGGGCAAGTGATTTTGCTAGAGCCTGGGAGTTCTTGGGTTGTGCCCATAGGAGCCAGCCACACATACAAAATATTGGAACCATTCACAGCTGTTGAAGCAACTAGTCCACCGGCTCAAGTCCACGGACGGGACGAGAACTGA